Part of the Bombina bombina isolate aBomBom1 chromosome 8, aBomBom1.pri, whole genome shotgun sequence genome is shown below.
tgtctgggaggctgtggttgctgctgcacgcaatgttgatggtgaacagatcaaaacactgacagaatccatggatggcaggcttttgagtgtccttgcaaagaaaggtggctatattggtcactgatttgtttttgttttgtttttgaatgtcagaaatgtatatttgtgaatgttgagatgttatattggtttcactggtaaaaataaataattgaaatgggtatatatttgttttttgttaagttgcctaatatttatgcacagtaatagtcacctacacacacagatatcccctaaaatagctaaaactaaaaacaaactaaaaactatttccaaaaatattcagctttgatattaatgagttttttgggttcattgagaacatggttgttgttcaataataaaattaatcctcaaaaatacaacttgcctaataattctgcactccctgtatatttggtGAAATTCTAGATCTAATCGACTGCTGTTTTGTAAGATAGTGATTTTCCTAAAATATCCTTTTCTTAAAGACCTTGGGAAAAAAGCGCACATTGTCATCGTGTTCCCCTTAAGTTATCACTGCATATTCATTATGGGTGTGTTTGAATAAAGTTTAATCTATGTCGTACTTTAAAATATAGCCAGTTTAGCAAGTCTAGTGTTATCATTCAAAAATGTCAACTGATAGAGCCTTGATGACAATTATAACACCTCTATCTATAAGTTTCCATAATATAACTAGAACATAGTATAATAAGAGCAGGATTTTTTTTACATAatgactaataaaataaataaaatagtagaTTATGAcgcataggggccaatttactaatgtccgccgcacatcgataaatgcagcagcagggggtgtcaatcaacctgatcatatcagATTGGGCTGATTTCTGTCtgttgcctcagaggtggcggacgagttaaggagcagcggtcttaagaccactgcttcttaactcctgtttctggcgaacctgaaggctcgcatgaAAAGAGATGCATTTaggccttaataaatcggccccatagattttacttcaaataatatttcaattttttgttgtttttttctttaaagggacatgatccagatacagcatacaattattaaaaaaaaatccaatttactttttatatttgtttttcttcaAATTCTTTCTTGTATCTAttgttgaagcagctgcaatgcACTAAATTAAGTTCTAAGTGTGcagctacttaacctctccaccaccttatGTGTTGAGAATTTTAATCATAACAATCCAATCCGAACGgaagattgacagcccctactcatgcaagcagggggcagcactgcatATGCAACAGCACCGTGCCACAAGGCCAGGCAGATGAGGCTCATGGTAAGGAACGTCATCTGCCCAGcacatgataaataggggcccatagACTTGAAATTTGAtcaactttttaaccccttaatgaccagaccatttttcaattttcttacccttaatgacaatggctatttttacatttctgcggtgtttgtgtttagctgtaattttcctcttactcatttactgtacccacacatattatatactgtttttctcgccattaaatggactttctaaagataccattattttcatcatatcttataatttactataaaaaaaatataaaatatgtggaaaaaatggaaaaaaacacactttttttaacttttacccccaaaatctgttacacatctacaaccaccaaaggacacccattctaaatagtttctaaattttgtcctgagtttagaaatacccaatgtttacatgttctttgcttttttttttgcaagttatagggccataaatacaagtagcactttaatatttccaaacccctttttttcaaaattagcgctagttacattggaacactgatatctttcaggaatccctgaatatcccttgacatgtatatatttttatttagaagacattccaaagtattgatctaggcccattttagtatatttcatgccaccatttcaccgccaaatgcgatcaaataaaaaaaattgttgactttttcacaatttttttcacaaactttaggattctcgctgaatttatttacaaacatcttgtgcaattatggcataaatggttgtaaatgcttctctgggatcccctttgttcagaaatagcagacatatatggctttggcgttgctttttggtaataataaggccgttaaatgctgctgcgcaccacacttgtaatatgcccagcagttaaggggttaattaggtagcttgtagggttaatttttatctttagtgtagagatcagcctcccacctgacacatcccaccccctgatccccccctgacctccctcaaacagcactcttccctccgcCATCTCAcatttgtcaccgccatcttaagtactggcagaaagtctgccagtactgaaataaaaatcatttattattttatttttattttttcatactgtctgcagtctgcatccccccttaccccacaacctccctgatccccccatacatctctctaatcctccccctctacctatttgccgccatcttgggtactggcagctgtctgccagtacccaatttgcccccaaaaatagtttttttttaacttttttagattaaaaatttgttttctgtagtgtagctggccccccttaaaacatctacatccctcccctcccagatcacttactaaacaagaagatccccatgcatctgcattgatttttttttttcattttgatccGGTATATTTTGCGTGCGCGGGCATGCGCGCgcacccaccccccaccccccctggCCGCAACCGCCGAAATTGACAATATTGATCGTGAGTGAGACAGACAAATATGGAGCATATGATTACCGCTCCTCAAAcaagatgctcccacccaccaacgaattaaGGATCGCCAtagtgggtaaaataagggattgcagtgatgcctcaatattgaggcatcactacaatcccttgtaagcagctggaagcgatcatgatcgcttccagcgcttctaacaacagaggacgtaccaggtacgtcaattgtcattaagggaatgtttttctatgacgtacctggtaagtcctctgtcattaaggggttaaatatttctaAATTAAAAGGCATtctaattacagaaatttaaaacaTGGTCCCTGTTAATCTGGAGTCAAACAATGATTTGCTGTAGATAACAGAAGATATCAGATACAAAATCCTCACTCACTTCCAGTCTTCTCTCCTGGTGCTGTTGGCTTCTTAGGTTCTGTAAATAATTGTAAAGAGCAAAAGTgttaatatttctattaataaaTATCCACTTATTCATTCAAAAAAGATGAAGATCAGTATTATACATTGGGTGAAATTCACAACATTTAAGCAAGATCTCTGTGTGcactataaagggacattaaacagtaaataaagaaaagattagtctgagaataacatgcagatgtatttctaaagcttcattagtttaaatattgatgaaataagtgtaaagttttagtgtctataaaataaggggagctgccatgttgtaacttaggttaccttctctgctgtggccaattagagacagttataaataggtcactagagtgtgtagccaatcgctgtgtggaatataaaagtgttcatgtgcagattttttttatatatatatacgatttatcattttatattaacatctcaaagtttttaatgtccttttaaatattcaCTGTAATGTTCATTGCCATGTGGTCTTATTAAGTTATCACTGAATAGTAATTAGTGAAATGTTTGTCTAAAATATCATGTCATTTGTACTTTGGAAATATAACAAGTTCCGCAAGGTTAGTGGGATGAGTCAAAATTGTTAACTCGCACGCCCATCTTAAAACTCATGACGCTTAAACCTTATCTTTTAGTTTCCCATAAAATAATTCTCTAACTTATCTACAACTAGATTTAGGTTTAACataagaagcatttttttaaaccaaataataaaataaaaaagagtaccTACAtgatgcaacattttttttaaatatttgaacataaacaaatatttacaaatacatgTATGAAGATCATGATCAGTGCTGTACAATTATCTGTCAGGCGTTGCCGTTATGTCTAATTACAGACATTTAAAATAATGCCCCTGTTAAGCTGAAGTTAAACATTGATTTGATATACAAAACACACTCACTTTCAATCTTCTCGCCTGGGGCTGTTGGCTTCTCAGGTTCTGTAATAAATTTTAAGGTAGCAAAAGTGTTAATTaattttcaataaataaatatccaCATATTCATTCCCAAAAGATGAACATCGTGATTTACGAGTGAAATTCAAAAAATCTAAGCAAGAACACTGTGTGCGCTTGAAACGTACATTGTCATGTGGTCTCATTAAGTTAACAGATCAtatttattaactaaggcctagattacgaatggagggcAATATTGCGCTATCACAAGCTCACGGGAGAATtaaccagccccttgtaatggctggttatttaaattTGCCCCTTTAAGGGGGGCACGTTATTATAGAGCTCCTTGCgtgatctagccctaaatatttgatGTGGATATCAGAGAATATCAGATGCAAAACTCGCACTCACTTTCAAAACAATTGTAAAGAACCAAAAGTgatgtgtttaaataaataaatatccacaTACTCATTCCCAAAATATGAACATCAATGAAGTTCAAAAAAACTTAATACATCCAATGTCATGTTATCACTGGGAATGTCTGTCTAAAATATCATGCATTTTGTACTTCTGCGCCAAATAAACCAAGGTCAGCAAGGGATCAGTCAATATTGTCAACTCATACAGCCATCTTGAAATCTTGAcattggtaccttatttattagtttatagagatgtgcattcattccaATAATCAGATTTTCATTggcattttaacaaaacaaatatctgaataaatgcacaaagaaatttaaagaaaacaaaaaataactgatgaaaatcgtcagtattcattcatttcctttatttctttaaggggttaatagttactttAACAGGCTTTGGAGACCGCGCTATTCTAATCTTCTTCTTGCAAGAGCCGGTCAAGCTAGCAGGAGGCTTAATGCGctcagctcccaggacctgcactaaagttaaggCCGGTCCTGGGAACAAAGAGAGTTAAGCCGCAGTTATTGTGGCTATagttctggcaagaagaggatcgggttaaccTAAAGGTattttagctacaggtgaactttttacctgtggctttgaaacatttaaatttgttttaatgaaaatgaatataaagGTTTAACTAAATTTagtattcgtttagttttaaacaaaacaaataacaaatagtgCAGACACCAAATATTCAGGGAaagaaatttttgtaaatattctaaaCGAAAATATCTTGGCTGCACATTTCTATtagtttcccccccaaaaaatcacAAATTTTTCTACACCtagaaatagaaatattaatatagTAGGTTTATAGTTTTCTTTATTTAAGCCAACTAGCAAAATGAAAAAGGGCCTAGATTTTATTTCTAAGAATGTtttttatcacattattttttattttaaatatgtaattttattatgaaaaaaataataatattattcctCTTTTCTTTTTATGTCAAACCATAACTTTTTAGATTTACTGTAATGTtcatatttagttaaagggacattcaagaccagaattgttgttgttttaaaagctagataatcccttaattaccaattccccagttttccatagccaacacagttataattatacacattttacctctgtaattaccttgtatctaagcctcagcagactgcctcattatttttttttgacagatttgcattttagccaatcagagctgtctccatggtaaattcacgtgcttgagctcaatgttatctatatgaaacacgtaaactaatgccctctagtggtgaaaactatcaaaatgcatttagattagaggcggccttcaaggtttaagaaattagcatatgaacctcctaggtttagctttcaactaagaataccaaatgaacaaagcaaaattgatgataaaagtaaattggaaagttgtttaaagttacatgccctatttgaaacatgaaaggtttttttggactttactgtccctttaaatttgcttttcATATATACATAAGGTAAAACTATgcacttatgcaatgataaatatggataGCAGATGCAGAATTCAGACAGTGAAACCTACAGAATTACTTTACATAAAagatatgtgtgatgtgtgtgtataaatatatatacacacacaaaactagAGGGACAGATtttgtttacatttaatttttagtATGAATTACTAATATATAAGATTTTCCGAAATGTATGGCAGTGTTGGTTTCATATTATTTGTACTGTAAATGAATAGGAGAAACACTTGCTTTTTAGAGAAGACATTTACATTTTTACGTATAAATAATTGTAGTCAAATAACATGTATTTGATATACTCCTAGGACACAGAGCATATATTCACTTGTTATCTTTTCCCCAGAAGCTGTTGGCTATTTAGGTTCTATAAACAATGCTATATACATGTTTAATTCATGTTACGTTacctagtatgtatatatacaacaacaaaaatccagatCAATGAAGTACAATTGTctgatactttcaacttgtattatactATGTGCTCTCACTAAGAGTCTGGTTTTACAAAAGTCCACAACTCTCACAAGGTGAGAGTTATTAATCTATCAGCACTACGAGATCTCTATCTTCTAGAAAGGAAATTTTCACTGTATCTTACTTATGGATTTTTcccaatcaattatttttttttttttcctttataaataTTACACAAATAATCAGATGCAACTAGAACTTACTTTTAATCCCTGTACTTGGTGCTCCaggccctatttaaaaaaaatatatatatataacattatatcaatgcaacacttacacacacacacacacacacatatatatataatagataagaggcagcactcactagtctttccaaagtgtactttaatataacaaagtgacgtttcggggtcactttgttataatatatatatatatatatatatatatatatatatatatatatatacaaaaacacacacattttgaAAACCTACAAGTAAGATTGAACTAAAgctggacacacacacatatatatacacacacacacatatatatatatatatatatatatatataaatatatatttttatatatatatatatatatatatatatatatatagagagagagagagagagagagagagagagattattacCCCTGATAGAAGGTGCCACAGATCCGTAGCTAACACTTGGAGAGTACCCAATGCTCAGCAGACCAAAAGGTTCTGTAGGATGTTTCACTGTGTGATAACTGAAGCCACTTCCGTAGTTATATTCTCCCCACGAATACTTTGATCCAGGGAATTCTTTCCATTTAACACCTTTTGGTAACTTCCCATCAACAGTGATTCCTGGTTTATCTGAGGTCTTGATTACAAAAACAGCCAGATTGGTTTCAAACTTGTCTTGTCCAATGAGCTCATAAGCAATAGCAAATCTTTCAGTAGCTGGAACATTGGTAAGGAAAGGGTCAAATGGTTTAGTGTTGAATGTCCCACCAGTACCAAAAAATAAGACCTGTAGTTTACTATCAGCATTGATATTTAAAGGCGATGATGCTGTAACTTCTAATTGTAGAACCTCTCCagctaataatttttttcttttttcttctgatcCTGATTGATAATTTATTTCTGTATCTTTAGCAGgaataataaacacaaaatcagACTTGGGCTGGAAGGACATGCCTGGGACAAAGAATGAGTATCCCCAGCTGGGCACAGGCAACAGCTGTTCATACACATGGCCACAATCTCCATTTTTCTGACTACATGTGTGCCCACTGATTACTGCCACAGGATGATCAGCAACTACCTTAGTGCCAGAGAGATCATCAGTACTCTGAATCTGGACAGCCTGGAAAGGTTCAAGGGTGAGTGTAAGCTTGCTGTCCTTTGGATAATTCTTTCCTTGGAAACTCACAGCTCCTTTTAGGTCAATGTTAACAACTGTGGGATTTTCATGGGTAATCACAGAGAACTCTGGGTGAGCTCCATCTGCCCCCCATGGAGGGGTAATTATATAATACTCAACTCCCCACAGACGCACTGGGTAAAGCAAAGCTGTGTCACTACTGCCGTATTTATAGCTGCGAGAAACAATGGTAACCTCAACATCAGATTTAATCACTAGAGAACTTGGTGATGTGTCTGATCCGCTCATCTCTACATTTGTTGTGATAGGAATAGATACCGTTTCTCCCTCTCCAACCTTCACATCCTTCCTAAAGTCAGATTTGTTAATTGTGACAGAAACAGAGGTGGACGGTTTAGTGCCGGTAACCAAAAGCTCCAGTTGTGGGGTCTCTTTAGGGTCATGATTCTGCATAAACACAGTAACAAACTCTTTGCCCAGTGACGTCAAACCTTCATAGCCTGTAAAATTATAGAAAAAGGAAGAGATTTCCAACATcagtttattataaaaataaaacctgaaattaccatttaatttaaattaaaaacattaataccAATATGTGAACATAAAACAAATTAATCCTATGGAATGTTTTTGCAATATTTCCCAATAGTGTTAAAAATACTATTTCTCTATTCTCCTTATTAAttacttaatatatttatttatataattaagatAAGTgataacaacaaataaataaaaactgtattTGAGACTCACCGCCTGGTTTCTCAGGTACTTTAGTTGAAGGGAATTCTGTTATGGAAACAAGAAACAATAAAGATAATAGATtttagcaatattttattttacattgagGACAATATTATTTGAATTAAATTcattttagtaatatttttttttctaacaggaCTTCTTTTTATTATGCTCCATTTCATAACAAGACTCAATGTCCTTCTTTTACTCTCACTGTAGTTGTACACTTATGTTGTAGGCTTCATAATTTAAGCACCGTATTACACTTTCTAAACTGAAATTAGTTCATCCGAATCATGGATTTAATTATGGCTTGTTAATCTGGAATCAAACATTATTTGATGCGTATATGAGAGGATATGCGATACAAAACACGCACTCACTTTCAATCTTCTCGCCTGGGGCTGTTGGGGCCTCAGGTTCTTTTCCCATTCCCTAAATGAAGCTTGGTGATGTATATTTGGTGAAATTCTAGATCTAATCGACTGCTGTTTTGTAAGATAGTGATTTTTCTAAAATATCCTTTTCTTAAAAACCTTTGGAAAAAAGCGCCCATTGTCATCGTTCCCCTTAAGTTATCACTGCATATTCATTATGGGTGTGTTTGAATAAAGTTTAATCTATGTCGTACTTTAAAATATAGCCAGTTTAGCAAGTCTAGTGTGATCATTCAAAAATGTCAACTGATAGAGCCATGATGACAATTATAACACCTCTATCTATAAGTTTCCATAATATAACTAGAACATAGTGTAATAAGAGCAGGATTTTTTTtacataatgactaatataataaataaaatagtagATTATGAcgcataggggccaatttactaatgtccgccgcacatcgataaatgcagcagcagggggtgtcaatcaacctgatcatatcagATTGGGCTGATTTCTgtctgccatctcagaggtggcggacgagttaaggagcagcggtcttaagaccactgcttcttaactcctgtttctggcgaacctgaaggctcgcatgaAAACAGATGCATTTAggtcttaataaatcggccccatagattttacttcaaataatatttcaattgtttttgtttttttctttaaagggacatgatccagatacagcatacaattattaaaaaaaaatccaatttactttttatatttgtttttcttcaAATTCTTTCTTGTATCTAttgttgaagcagctgcaatgcACTAAATTAAGTTCTAAGTCTGcagctacttaacctctccaccaccttatGTGTTGAGAATTTTAATCATAACAATCCAATCCGAACGgaagattgacagcccctactcatgcaagcagggggcagcactgcacatgCAACATCACCTTGCCACAAGCCAAGGCAGATGAGGCTCATGGTAAGGAACGTCATCTGCCCAGcacatgataaataggggcccacaGACTTTAAATTTGATctactttttaaatatttctaaattaaAAGGCATtctaattacagaaatttaaaacaTGGTCCATGTTAATCTGGAGTCAAACAATGATTTGCTGTAGATAACAGAAGATATCAGATACAAAATCCTCACTCACTTCCAATCTTCTCTCCTGGTGCTGTTGGCTTCTTAGGTTCTGTAAATAATTGTAAAGAAGCAAAAGTgttaatatttctattaataaaTATCCACATATTCATTCAAAACAGATGAAGATCAGTATTATACATTGGGTGAAATTCACAACATTTAAGCAAGATCTCTGTGTGcactataaagggacattaaacagtaaataaagaaaagattagtctgagaataacatgcagatgtatttctaaagcttcattagtttaaatattgatgaaataagtgtaaagttttagtgtctataaaataaggggagttgccatgttgtaacttaggttaccttctctgctgtggccaattagagacagttataaataggtcactagagtgtgtagccaatggctgtgtggtatataaaagtgttatgcacttccatttctaacaggaaaagctcacaatttcagaatgaaattaaagtaaagggggcaaaacaaataattaaagtatattgcagatttcttatatatatatgcaatttatcattttatattaacatctcaaagtttttaatgtccctttaaatatttactgTAATTTTCATTGCCATGTGGTCTTATTAAGTTATCACTGCATAGTAATTAGAGAAATGTTTGTCTAAAATATCATGTAATTTGTACTTTGCAAATAAAACAAGTTCTGCAAGGCTAGTGGGATGAGTCAAAATTGTTAACTCGCACACCCATCTTAAAACTCATGACACTTAAACCTTATCTTTTAGTTTCCCATAAAATAATTCTCTAACTTATCTACAACTAGATTTAGGTTTAacataagaaacatttttttacaccaaataataaaataaaaaagagtaccTACATTAtgcaaattgttttaaaataattgaaCATAAACAAACATTTACAAATACATGTATGAAGATCATGATCAGTGATGTACAATTATCTGTCAGGTGTTGCCGTTATGTCTAATTACAGACATTTAAAATAATGCCCCTGTTAAGATGAAGTTAAACATTGATTTGATATACAAAAC
Proteins encoded:
- the LOC128638754 gene encoding IgGFc-binding protein-like codes for the protein MGKEPEAPTAPGEKIEKFPSTKVPEKPGGYEGLTSLGKEFVTVFMQNHDPKETPQLELLVTGTKPSTSVSVTINKSDFRKDVKVGEGETVSIPITTNVEMSGSDTSPSSLVIKSDVEVTIVSRSYKYGSSDTALLYPVRLWGVEYYIITPPWGADGAHPEFSVITHENPTVVNIDLKGAVSFQGKNYPKDSKLTLTLEPFQAVQIQSTDDLSGTKVVADHPVAVISGHTCSQKNGDCGHVYEQLLPVPSWGYSFFVPGMSFQPKSDFVFIIPAKDTEINYQSGSEEKRKKLLAGEVLQLEVTASSPLNINADSKLQVLFFGTGGTFNTKPFDPFLTNVPATERFAIAYELIGQDKFETNLAVFVIKTSDKPGITVDGKLPKGVKWKEFPGSKYSWGEYNYGSGFSYHTVKHPTEPFGLLSIGYSPSVSYGSVAPSIRGPALTLVQVLGAERIKPPASLTGSCKKKIRIARSPKPVKNLRSQQHQERRLEVSEDFVSDIFCYLQQIIV